A window of Zingiber officinale cultivar Zhangliang chromosome 5A, Zo_v1.1, whole genome shotgun sequence contains these coding sequences:
- the LOC121983025 gene encoding histone H1-like, with the protein MPALEEPIVRMETYDDDELAPAKPAAEEGAIAPAVTVKAAKAKAKAKAPSSKAKKLTGPRSTSAHPPYAEMIKEAILTLKERMGSSPYAIAKAMEDKHKAHLPANFRKMLLLQLKKLAAAGKLAKVKSSYKLSSATASVVVATAKATTKNPISVASKAKPKVRPAASIAKPKSKTVANAKSKAKTVTKPKPVAVKPKSATKRKDAPGRKALKAPVKSAAAPKKTPVRKPKTSSSTAKKSKK; encoded by the exons ATGCCGGCGTTGGAGGAGCCGATTGTTAGGATGGAAACGTAcgacgatgacgagctagctCCGGCGAAGCCCGCGGCAGAGGAGGGTGCGATCGCCCCCGCTGTCACCGTCAAGGCTGCGAAGGCGAAGGCGAAGGCGAAGGCGCCCTCGTCCAAAGCTAAGAAGCTCACCGGCCCGAGGAGTACCTCCGCCCACCCTCCCTACGCCGAG ATGATCAAGGAAGCGATCCTGACGCTGAAGGAGAGGATGGGATCGAGCCCTTACGCGATCGCAAAGGCCATGGAGGATAAGCACAAGGCGCATCTTCCGGCCAATTTCCGTAAGATGCTTCTCCTCCAGCTGAAGAAGCTCGCCGCCGCTGGCAAGCTCGCGAAGGTGAAGAGCTCCTATAAGCTTTCCTCCGCCACTGCCTCCGTCGTCGTGGCTACTGCGAAAGCCACCACGAAGAATCCCATTTCCGTTGCGTCGAAGGCGAAGCCGAAGGTGAGGCCTGCGGCATCGATTGCTAAGCCCAAGTCGAAGACTGTTGCCAATGCGAAATCAAAGGCTAAGACGGTGACTAAGCCCAAACCGGTTGCAGTGAAGCCAAAGTCGGCGACAAAGAGGAAGGATGCTCCGGGGAGAAAGGCCCTTAAAGCGCCGGTGAAGTCGGCAGCTGCTCCGAAGAAAACTCCCGTTAGGAAGCCGAAGACGAGCAGTTCGACGGCGAAGAAGTCGAAGAAGTGA